From a single Rosa rugosa chromosome 7, drRosRugo1.1, whole genome shotgun sequence genomic region:
- the LOC133721181 gene encoding flowering time control protein FY-like has protein sequence MADYTGSVVRYTQNRKWSSDPLPAAACSSINNPFAAEFVHSCTNYRARASSINRVLWTPSGRRLITGSQNGEFTLWNGESFKHELRIQAHDQPIRSMAWSFDDEDWISGDDGGTIRYWKISNMSNVLVIESAHQESVRDLSFCRSNLKFCSCSDDTSVKIWDFERCQQEQTLTGHGWNVTSVDWHPTNSLIASGGKDSVVKLWDARSRRELCSFYDHKNWVHSVKWNPNGNWLLTASKDHVIKLYDLRAMKELKSFRGHQNQVTALAWHPLTQDYFVSGSSDGSIFHWLVGHVTPQVEIPNAHTNSYNNNSVWDLQWHPMGHMICSGSNDRTTKFWCTTGHKSKFSQNQSNFPFPFHGPPTIATRDQGTLGSGGVGTIIPGVGIAV, from the coding sequence ATGGCTGATTACACCGGCTCTGTCGTCCGATACACACAGAATCGAAAGTGGTCCTCAGATCCGTTGCCGGCGGCTGCCTGTTCTTCGATTAATAACCCATTTGCTGCCGAGTTTGTGCACTCTTGTACAAATTACAGAGCCCGTGCTTCTTCGATCAATCGAGTTTTATGGACACCTTCTGGGAGGCGTCTTATTACAGGCTCTCAAAACGGGGAGTTCACTCTCTGGAATGGTGAGTCATTCAAACACGAATTGAGGATTCAGGCTCATGATCAACCAATCAGGTCCATGGCGTGGAGTTTTGATGATGAAGATTGGATCTCTGGTGATGATGGAGGCACAATCAGGTATTGGAAGATCAGTAACATGAGTAATGTGCTTGTCATTGAATCTGCTCACCAAGAATCGGTTCGGGACCTGAGCTTCTGTCGGAGTAATTTGAAGTTTTGTTCATGTTCGGATGACACTAGTGTTAAAATCTGGGATTTTGAACGGTGCCAACAGGAGCAGACATTGACCGGCCATGGTTGGAATGTGACCAGTGTTGACTGGCACCCCACAAACTCTCTAATAGCTTCGGGTGGGAAAGACAGTGTCGTCAAACTGTGGGATGCTAGGTCACGGAGAGAACTCTGTTCGTTTTATGATCACAAAAATTGGGTGCATTCTGTCAAGTGGAACCCAAATGGTAACTGGCTGCTAACTGCTTCCAAGGATCATGTCATTAAGCTTTACGACTTGAGGGCGATGAAGGAACTTAAATCTTTCCGCGGCCATCAGAACCAAGTGACTGCTCTAGCTTGGCATCCCCTTACTCAAGACTATTTTGTCAGTGGGAGTAGTGATGGATCCATTTTCCATTGGCTTGTTGGCCATGTAACTCCCCAGGTTGAAATTCCTAACGCACACACTAACAGTTACAATAATAATAGTGTGTGGGATCTCCAGTGGCATCCTATGGGTCATATGATTTGTAGTGGTAGCAATGATCGCACCACCAAGTTTTGGTGCACAACAGGACATAAATCTAAATTCAGTCAGAATCAAAGTAATTTTCCCTTTCCATTTCATGGACCACCAACTATTGCTACTCGAGACCAAGGAACCCTTGGTTCAGGAGGTGTTGGAACCATTATACCCGGTGTTGGAATTGCGGTTTAA